The Streptomyces sp. NBC_01775 genome includes a region encoding these proteins:
- a CDS encoding ISL3 family transposase, producing MREVVLRLQELLLPAIADVAVLSVDVDIAIVRVDAQGTSPGAACPQCGISSARVHSSYLRFPADVPSGGRRVVLRLHVRRFRCLDRVCPRRTFVEQIPGLTRKHGQRTERLRSTLASVGLALAGRAGARLSAVLGISVSRSTVLRLVQALPEPDIPSPRVVGVDEYATRKGHAYGTVLVDVETRRPVDLLPDREASSVAGWLSARPGIEVVCRDRAPFFAEGARAGAPQAIQVADQWHLWSNLGDAAERAVARHRQCLRVLLPESVGKEDTDEPVLSGETPASPWKSERFANRIRARHVTVHAMLEAGHSRRSIGCQLHMTHRTVKSLADAARPEDLFTGQYRFNRATAVDEYKPYLDKRWDEGCTNAWTLWEEIILLGYNGSYGIVSAYIRKKRTSPRPVTAQPPTPRAVTRWILSRPEALTDTEHTRLKEVLADCPELEALTGHVRSFAEMLTERQGHRLPQWLDAVRSDNLPSLHTLAAGIDRDRDAVIAGLTLPWSSGAVEGHVNRIKMLKRQMFGRAGFQLLRKRVLFA from the coding sequence GTGAGAGAAGTTGTACTCCGGTTGCAGGAGCTGTTGTTACCGGCGATCGCGGACGTCGCGGTGCTGTCGGTAGACGTCGATATCGCGATAGTCCGTGTTGACGCGCAAGGCACTTCGCCGGGCGCCGCCTGCCCGCAGTGCGGCATCTCGTCGGCTCGGGTTCACAGCTCCTACCTGCGGTTTCCTGCCGATGTCCCGAGCGGTGGGCGAAGAGTCGTACTCCGCCTGCACGTCCGGCGCTTCCGGTGTCTGGACAGGGTGTGTCCGCGCCGGACCTTCGTCGAGCAGATACCCGGCCTGACCCGGAAGCACGGCCAGCGCACCGAGCGGCTGCGCTCCACGCTCGCTTCGGTAGGTCTCGCCCTGGCGGGCCGGGCCGGTGCCCGACTGTCCGCGGTTCTGGGCATCTCCGTCAGCCGAAGCACGGTCCTGCGCCTGGTCCAAGCCCTGCCAGAACCGGATATCCCGTCTCCTCGGGTGGTCGGCGTCGATGAGTACGCCACCCGCAAAGGCCATGCGTACGGCACCGTGCTGGTCGATGTCGAGACCCGGCGACCGGTGGACCTGCTGCCCGACCGGGAGGCGTCCAGCGTGGCCGGGTGGCTCTCCGCCCGTCCCGGGATCGAGGTCGTATGCCGCGACCGTGCGCCCTTCTTCGCGGAAGGCGCCAGGGCCGGGGCGCCACAAGCCATCCAGGTCGCTGACCAGTGGCACTTGTGGAGCAACCTCGGTGATGCTGCCGAGCGTGCTGTCGCCCGCCATCGCCAGTGTCTGCGCGTCCTCCTGCCCGAATCGGTCGGGAAGGAGGACACGGACGAGCCTGTGCTGTCAGGGGAGACTCCGGCCTCGCCGTGGAAGAGTGAGCGGTTCGCCAACCGCATCCGGGCTAGACACGTCACCGTCCACGCAATGCTCGAAGCTGGCCACAGCCGCCGTTCCATCGGTTGTCAGCTCCATATGACACACCGAACAGTCAAGAGCCTGGCTGACGCCGCCAGACCGGAAGACCTGTTCACTGGCCAGTACCGGTTCAATCGAGCCACGGCCGTTGACGAGTACAAGCCCTACCTCGACAAACGCTGGGATGAGGGATGCACGAACGCCTGGACGCTGTGGGAGGAGATCATCCTGCTCGGCTACAACGGCAGCTACGGCATCGTCAGCGCCTACATCAGGAAGAAGCGCACTTCACCCCGCCCTGTCACCGCCCAGCCGCCAACACCTCGCGCTGTCACCCGGTGGATTCTCAGCCGACCAGAGGCCCTCACCGACACCGAACACACCCGGCTGAAGGAAGTCCTGGCCGACTGCCCTGAACTCGAAGCCCTCACCGGCCACGTTCGGTCCTTCGCCGAGATGCTCACCGAGCGCCAAGGCCACCGTCTCCCGCAATGGCTCGACGCCGTCCGCAGCGACAACCTGCCCAGCCTTCACACCCTCGCGGCCGGCATTGACCGCGATCGCGACGCCGTCATCGCCGGACTCACCTTGCCCTGGAGCTCTGGCGCAGTCGAAGGCCATGTCAACCGGATCAAGATGCTCAAGCGTCAGATGTTCGGACGGGCAGGCTTCCAACTTCTTCGCAAACGCGTCCTATTTGCGTGA
- a CDS encoding DUF6233 domain-containing protein, translating to MRTRGVRNEAPQWYVHRKDCWQARGDWKRRLVTAAKAPALLADMSAARVCDVCRPDRKPRTWSASAEYEDRRDG from the coding sequence GTGCGTACTCGGGGTGTGCGGAATGAGGCGCCGCAGTGGTACGTGCACCGGAAGGACTGCTGGCAGGCCCGGGGCGACTGGAAGAGGCGGCTGGTGACGGCGGCGAAGGCGCCGGCCCTGCTGGCGGACATGAGCGCGGCCCGGGTGTGCGACGTATGCCGCCCCGACCGGAAGCCGCGGACCTGGTCGGCCTCCGCCGAGTATGAAGACCGCCGGGATGGATAG
- a CDS encoding IS5 family transposase (programmed frameshift): MGRGTWSWIVPDGLWEVAKPLIPASRVRPQGGGTQDTPDETVFAAIVYVLVSGCAWRSLPPCFGISKSTAHRRFVIWSRAGVWGRLHETVLHRLDDAGLIDVTRVVLDSAHVRAKKGGEHTGPSPVDRGKPGSKMHVLSDANGLPLLVGVSAANVHDSEGLKPMVAGHQTRHDPDRGRYFKPQRLHADKAYDRPDLRRWLRGKRIGVRIARKGIESSERLGRRGWVIERAMSWLTGYRRLNHRYECDPGNYLAFLGLAAALCCYKRLIRLTT; this comes from the exons ATGGGGCGGGGAACGTGGAGTTGGATTGTTCCGGACGGGTTGTGGGAGGTCGCGAAGCCGCTGATCCCGGCGTCGAGAGTCCGGCCGCAGGGTGGCGGGACGCAGGACACGCCTGATGAGACGGTGTTCGCGGCGATCGTCTATGTACTGGTCAGTGGCTGTGCCTGGCGGTCGTTGCCGCCGTGCTTCGGGATATCGAAGTCGACGGCCCATCGTCGGTTCGTGATCTGGTCGAGAGCGGGCGTCTGGGGCCGGCTACATGAGACTGTGCTGCACCGGCTCGATGACGCCGGCCTCATCGACGTCACCCGTGTCGTTCTCGACTCCGCCCACGTGAGGGCGA AAAAAGGGGGCGAACACACAGGCCCGTCGCCTGTGGACCGGGGCAAGCCGGGTTCGAAGATGCACGTTCTGTCGGACGCGAACGGACTGCCCCTCCTCGTCGGCGTCTCCGCCGCCAACGTCCACGACAGCGAAGGGCTGAAGCCGATGGTGGCCGGTCACCAAACGAGACACGACCCTGATCGAGGCCGGTACTTCAAACCTCAGCGGCTGCACGCCGACAAAGCCTACGACCGGCCAGACCTGCGCAGATGGCTGCGCGGCAAGCGCATCGGCGTCCGCATCGCCCGCAAAGGCATCGAGTCCAGCGAGCGGTTAGGGCGCCGCGGATGGGTCATTGAACGCGCCATGTCATGGCTGACCGGCTACCGACGCCTCAACCACCGCTACGAATGCGACCCGGGCAACTACCTGGCCTTCCTCGGCCTCGCAGCCGCCCTGTGCTGCTACAAACGACTCATCCGCCTCACCACATAG
- a CDS encoding ATP-binding protein, translating into MRGAEARAAPWSPARAAACTAPWLWPVWRSTSRRPSKERLVREANFPRPKRLEDFVFAENPNVTPELVGTLADPAWAKANQPLCLIGDSGTGKSHLLIGIGTAIAEAGFRVCYTTTVNLVNELAEAADERKPRPHHRPLGTR; encoded by the coding sequence ATGCGCGGCGCGGAGGCCCGCGCAGCGCCCTGGTCTCCTGCTCGGGCGGCTGCGTGCACGGCTCCATGGCTCTGGCCCGTCTGGCGCTCGACCTCACGGCGCCCGAGCAAGGAGCGGCTGGTCAGGGAAGCGAACTTCCCCAGGCCCAAGCGGCTGGAGGACTTCGTCTTCGCGGAGAACCCGAACGTCACCCCGGAACTGGTGGGCACGCTGGCCGATCCGGCCTGGGCGAAGGCCAACCAGCCGCTCTGCCTGATCGGTGACAGCGGCACCGGCAAGTCCCACCTGCTGATCGGCATCGGAACCGCGATCGCCGAAGCGGGATTCCGTGTCTGCTACACCACCACCGTCAACCTGGTGAACGAACTCGCCGAGGCCGCGGACGAGAGGAAACCTCGCCCGCACCATCGCCCGCTAGGGACGCGTTGA
- a CDS encoding NAD(P)H-dependent oxidoreductase, producing the protein MHTLLVATNPDPQSLTHHVLGRTEAALHPASVEVADLSKERFDPKFTLADRRAYHEGDNYPADIASEHHRLERATDLVLIFPVYWWSMPALLKGWIDRVFINGWAFEYSPTSGLRPKLQTLTTHLLPIAGDDSGAYERHGYEKAIRTQIEHGIIDYCGSRRGATAFIHESEQDSPEATAQSVDQAVRTISGAIHARSTRA; encoded by the coding sequence ATGCACACATTGCTGGTCGCCACGAACCCAGACCCCCAGTCCCTGACGCATCACGTACTCGGAAGAACCGAGGCAGCACTCCACCCCGCGTCAGTTGAGGTCGCCGACCTGTCCAAGGAACGGTTCGACCCCAAGTTCACCCTGGCGGACCGCCGGGCATATCACGAGGGGGACAACTATCCAGCCGACATCGCCAGTGAGCACCATCGCCTCGAACGCGCCACCGACCTCGTATTGATCTTCCCCGTGTACTGGTGGTCAATGCCTGCACTGCTGAAGGGGTGGATTGACCGTGTCTTTATCAACGGCTGGGCCTTCGAGTACTCCCCGACTTCGGGTCTGCGACCGAAACTTCAGACACTCACCACGCACCTTCTGCCCATCGCCGGCGACGACTCGGGCGCATACGAGCGCCATGGGTACGAGAAGGCAATACGGACACAGATCGAGCACGGAATCATCGACTACTGCGGCAGCCGGCGCGGCGCCACAGCATTCATCCACGAGTCCGAGCAGGATTCCCCTGAGGCCACAGCGCAGAGCGTCGACCAGGCGGTGCGGACCATCAGTGGAGCCATCCATGCCCGCTCGACGCGAGCATGA
- a CDS encoding TetR/AcrR family transcriptional regulator encodes MTGRRLSSADRRAQLVGIARDVIATEGTDALTLAYLAGRAGISKPVVYDHFSSRSALLLSLYEDFDHRHLADLRAAIAHTPPDLRQRVEAIATAHVACMVSQGAELGGVVAALVGTPDLEKARRESERRYVDICRQGMRSADGAADLDEEAAIAFIGAADALGHAAARGTISPESARSAITTVLLSLVNCSG; translated from the coding sequence ATGACCGGGCGAAGACTCTCCAGCGCCGACCGGCGAGCCCAGCTCGTCGGCATTGCCCGTGACGTCATCGCCACTGAGGGTACAGACGCGCTCACGCTCGCTTACCTGGCCGGCAGGGCAGGGATCTCCAAACCCGTCGTCTACGATCACTTCTCCTCGCGCTCGGCGCTTCTCCTCTCGCTGTATGAGGACTTCGACCATCGACACCTCGCTGACCTGCGTGCTGCGATTGCGCACACTCCGCCGGATCTACGGCAGCGGGTCGAAGCGATCGCGACGGCTCATGTTGCGTGCATGGTCTCCCAAGGCGCCGAACTCGGTGGAGTGGTGGCCGCGCTGGTCGGCACACCAGACCTCGAGAAGGCTAGGCGGGAATCTGAACGCCGCTACGTGGACATCTGCCGACAAGGGATGCGAAGCGCCGACGGTGCCGCGGACCTCGACGAGGAAGCAGCGATCGCATTCATAGGCGCCGCGGACGCACTTGGCCATGCGGCCGCTCGCGGGACGATCAGTCCTGAAAGCGCCCGATCGGCCATCACCACCGTGCTGCTCAGCCTTGTCAACTGCTCTGGCTGA
- a CDS encoding NAD-dependent epimerase/dehydratase family protein: protein MRVLITGATGYVGNAVAVALAEAGHEVFALTRDPGSDRARALRDFGVRPLRGRLADRAVLSGMLAGADAVVHTAFDPDDPVGADRALFGALADAGRRQHLVYTTGCSVYGEHAHAVLTPQTPVDNGNLRARLEAELRSAGLPHTVLRPGMVHGGDARGSIVGDWFRQARSSGPVHRGRRDKVWSWIHVEDLARAYTAVLRAPEEHDGRTYLLADAHPAAPLAVAEAAARAAGSADALAFAPVEDEKPVYRIFDRDEVIDSAAARGALAWTPQESDVLAALPASFRQWSAARP, encoded by the coding sequence ATGCGTGTACTGATCACAGGGGCAACCGGTTATGTCGGGAATGCGGTTGCGGTTGCTCTGGCCGAGGCGGGGCATGAGGTGTTTGCCCTCACGCGGGATCCGGGCTCGGACAGGGCGAGGGCGCTGCGGGACTTTGGTGTCCGGCCGCTGCGTGGACGTCTCGCGGACCGTGCCGTGCTCAGCGGGATGCTCGCCGGTGCGGACGCCGTGGTCCACACCGCCTTCGACCCGGATGATCCCGTCGGCGCCGATCGTGCTCTGTTCGGCGCTCTCGCCGACGCCGGTCGCCGCCAGCACCTGGTGTATACGACCGGCTGCTCGGTCTACGGTGAGCACGCCCATGCGGTGCTGACGCCTCAGACCCCCGTCGACAACGGCAATCTCCGTGCTCGGCTGGAAGCCGAACTGCGGAGTGCCGGGCTGCCGCACACCGTGCTGCGGCCGGGGATGGTGCACGGCGGTGATGCACGCGGTTCGATCGTCGGGGACTGGTTCCGCCAGGCCCGATCCTCCGGGCCGGTGCACCGGGGACGGCGGGACAAGGTGTGGTCCTGGATTCACGTCGAGGACCTGGCGCGGGCGTACACGGCGGTACTGCGTGCGCCCGAGGAGCACGACGGGCGCACCTACCTGCTGGCCGACGCCCATCCCGCGGCCCCGCTGGCTGTCGCCGAAGCCGCTGCCCGGGCGGCCGGCAGCGCCGACGCCCTGGCCTTCGCCCCGGTTGAGGACGAGAAGCCGGTGTACCGGATTTTCGACCGTGACGAGGTCATCGACTCCGCCGCTGCGAGGGGCGCGTTGGCGTGGACCCCGCAGGAGAGTGATGTCCTGGCGGCACTGCCTGCTTCGTTCAGGCAGTGGTCGGCCGCCCGGCCCTGA
- a CDS encoding acyltransferase — MMSSEEMLRATVAALLSRTGERQAELAAGIGLSPTGLSRRQSGRATWSLEDVDRLSAHWGIAVPDLLGGISHAVECLPADRLPTSAQATTSAPKASAAGQLPLPAGPEESPKVSPAPPDTEPDTPPAPAPEQQPATAPATATATAPAPAPAPAPVPVAALPAAPVGAPVVAAPDPGQAGTPEPCVLCGKGTTARAAGQPQHMYGLCVGGQLPTTLAPQTPPAPAPAPAASAVTDAGTPPAPSPSPPRRTAGYAEGDLGTTITATVARVLREHDGDTDAARAALVKRAIPDVMALFAQSRATGRYEHKDFPPTEDILKKRTQKGADAIWEGRPKWHNTTLVAAVKAGDHAALDITALDANAAYLSAWKTRLPLGRLVHDTSGLHDPKKAGVHLIIPPAWDHTDLPSPLGARMEPGDLWVTEPTLRLLQRCAKDGLCEAPVIRESYVSGSTEGLLEKLRRTLAEARATAIATDDTLTVEYIKAMYSKFVSTIGESSTNREIRRPDWMHIIRSQAFANLWLKAHKARTGGLTVVQMSGTDELHIAGDWKTVFAEGRGLADMKTKETYTLGGKP, encoded by the coding sequence ATGATGAGTAGTGAGGAGATGTTGCGGGCGACGGTGGCCGCGCTGTTGTCGCGTACGGGTGAGCGGCAGGCCGAGCTGGCCGCCGGAATCGGGCTGAGCCCGACGGGGCTCTCGCGTCGTCAGTCCGGCCGCGCGACATGGTCGCTGGAGGACGTGGACCGGCTCTCAGCGCACTGGGGCATCGCGGTGCCGGATCTGCTGGGGGGCATCTCGCACGCGGTCGAGTGCCTGCCCGCCGACCGCCTCCCCACCAGCGCCCAGGCCACCACCTCCGCGCCCAAGGCGTCGGCCGCCGGTCAACTCCCTCTTCCTGCCGGGCCGGAGGAGTCACCAAAGGTGTCACCCGCCCCTCCCGACACCGAGCCGGACACTCCGCCCGCTCCGGCCCCCGAGCAGCAGCCGGCCACCGCCCCGGCCACTGCCACTGCCACTGCCCCGGCCCCGGCCCCGGCCCCGGCCCCGGTGCCGGTCGCTGCCCTGCCGGCTGCGCCGGTGGGTGCGCCTGTTGTGGCGGCGCCGGATCCGGGGCAGGCCGGCACCCCGGAGCCGTGTGTGCTGTGCGGCAAGGGCACCACCGCCCGCGCCGCCGGACAGCCGCAGCACATGTACGGCCTGTGCGTCGGAGGCCAACTCCCCACCACCCTCGCCCCGCAGACGCCCCCCGCCCCGGCACCAGCCCCCGCCGCGTCGGCCGTCACTGACGCCGGAACGCCGCCGGCGCCTTCGCCGTCTCCTCCGCGCCGCACAGCCGGCTACGCCGAAGGCGATCTGGGCACCACCATCACGGCAACGGTCGCGCGGGTGCTGCGCGAGCACGACGGCGACACCGACGCCGCCCGGGCCGCGCTCGTCAAACGCGCGATCCCCGACGTGATGGCCCTGTTCGCACAGTCTCGCGCCACCGGCCGCTACGAGCACAAGGACTTCCCCCCGACCGAGGACATCCTCAAGAAGCGGACCCAGAAGGGCGCCGACGCGATCTGGGAGGGCCGCCCCAAGTGGCACAACACCACCCTGGTGGCCGCCGTGAAAGCGGGCGACCACGCCGCCCTCGACATCACCGCCCTGGACGCCAACGCCGCCTACCTGTCCGCATGGAAGACCCGCCTCCCACTCGGGCGCCTCGTCCACGACACCAGCGGCCTCCACGACCCGAAGAAGGCCGGAGTGCACCTGATCATCCCACCCGCCTGGGACCACACCGACCTCCCCTCACCCCTGGGAGCACGGATGGAACCCGGCGACCTGTGGGTGACCGAACCGACCCTGCGCCTTCTCCAACGCTGCGCGAAGGACGGCCTGTGCGAGGCCCCGGTCATCCGCGAGTCCTACGTGTCCGGCAGCACCGAGGGACTGCTGGAGAAACTGCGCCGGACCCTCGCGGAAGCCCGCGCCACCGCCATCGCCACAGATGACACACTCACGGTCGAGTACATCAAGGCGATGTACTCCAAGTTCGTCTCCACCATCGGCGAATCCTCCACGAACCGGGAGATCCGCCGCCCGGACTGGATGCACATCATCCGCTCCCAGGCATTCGCCAACCTCTGGCTGAAAGCCCACAAGGCCCGCACCGGCGGGCTGACGGTGGTGCAGATGTCGGGCACCGACGAACTCCACATCGCAGGCGACTGGAAAACGGTATTCGCCGAGGGCCGGGGACTCGCGGACATGAAGACCAAAGAGACCTACACCCTGGGGGGTAAGCCGTGA
- a CDS encoding TnsA-like heteromeric transposase endonuclease subunit — protein sequence MTWLLSVEGHEHGRRVQQAAAGAEGAGIEAAFVTAAGRLTQLPWDQAAAVRFENLAPVSAFPVVPGRRWGPDWWWGPDWWWSATTGRHVVHGSAAMRTQLMVLDRNPDVTGLAARPVRLLWREPDGRVRSWVPQLFALYADGTGLLAGCPSSPAAGGGQGAAGADGPGSSVRARVGRACRRLEPPPAVVAANLRWPAGYRHPRGQGPPRLRAAPAEVFAVSCPPAGGAAAVGEPLQVLPAVCHALWCGHLTRLLMSRCARGALVCADAERSGGDVGKRLGAGGGRGRGECGGRHTR from the coding sequence ATGACTTGGCTGTTGAGCGTGGAGGGGCACGAGCACGGCAGGCGGGTGCAGCAGGCTGCCGCAGGGGCCGAGGGTGCGGGAATCGAGGCCGCGTTCGTCACGGCCGCCGGGCGGCTGACGCAGTTGCCGTGGGATCAGGCGGCGGCGGTGCGGTTCGAGAACCTGGCGCCGGTATCCGCGTTTCCGGTCGTTCCGGGCCGCCGGTGGGGGCCGGACTGGTGGTGGGGGCCGGACTGGTGGTGGTCGGCGACCACCGGACGGCACGTCGTACACGGTTCGGCAGCGATGCGCACCCAGCTGATGGTCCTGGACCGGAATCCGGACGTGACCGGCCTGGCCGCACGTCCGGTACGGCTGCTGTGGCGGGAACCCGACGGGCGGGTGCGCTCCTGGGTGCCGCAGCTCTTCGCCCTGTACGCGGACGGCACCGGCCTGCTCGCCGGCTGCCCCTCCAGCCCGGCCGCCGGCGGAGGACAGGGCGCAGCGGGCGCGGATGGTCCTGGAAGCAGCGTGCGCGCGCGTGTGGGCCGGGCTTGCCGGCGCCTCGAGCCGCCCCCGGCGGTGGTGGCGGCGAATCTGCGGTGGCCGGCCGGCTACCGCCACCCACGCGGTCAGGGCCCGCCCAGGCTGCGGGCCGCGCCGGCCGAAGTATTCGCCGTGTCCTGCCCGCCGGCCGGCGGCGCAGCCGCGGTGGGTGAGCCTCTGCAAGTGCTGCCGGCTGTCTGTCACGCGCTGTGGTGCGGGCATCTGACGCGTCTCTTGATGAGCCGCTGCGCGAGGGGGGCGCTGGTCTGCGCTGACGCAGAACGCAGTGGTGGGGATGTCGGAAAGCGGCTGGGCGCCGGGGGCGGTCGGGGAAGGGGCGAGTGCGGTGGGCGGCACACACGGTAG
- a CDS encoding pentapeptide repeat-containing protein, translating to MRVDLTGADLARADLAGTRFIDACLIGADLTDVAELGAEGSGRCALERQHPVAPRPSRSGSGDVRGGRIRVFRVRGGEGQDRAPVTAPVPGR from the coding sequence ATCCGCGTCGACCTCACCGGTGCCGACCTCGCCCGTGCCGACCTCGCCGGCACCCGCTTCATCGACGCCTGCCTGATCGGCGCCGACCTTACCGACGTTGCGGAACTTGGAGCTGAGGGTTCTGGCCGGTGTGCGCTGGAGCGCCAACACCCGGTGGCCCCTCGGCCTTCGCGAAGTGGCTCAGGAGACGTCCGAGGAGGTCGAATCAGGGTCTTCCGGGTGCGGGGAGGCGAGGGGCAGGACCGTGCCCCGGTCACGGCGCCCGTTCCTGGGCGGTGA
- a CDS encoding isochorismatase family protein, translating into MRRALIIVDVQKDFCEGGSVPVKGGADRAGAIAEMVRSADGQYAFVVATRDHHIDPGAHFSENPDFQDSFPVHCVVGGEGGEFHPGFAPAVDSGHVDEVFFKGAHSASKSGFEGSAQDGTTLSAWLKARDIADLDVVGIATDHCVKATALDGARAGFTVRVLLDYTAGVAADTTRTALAELRRAGVELSGEPVVAA; encoded by the coding sequence ATGCGTCGTGCATTGATCATCGTCGATGTGCAGAAGGACTTCTGCGAGGGCGGCAGCGTTCCGGTGAAGGGCGGCGCGGACCGGGCCGGCGCTATCGCCGAGATGGTCCGTAGCGCCGATGGGCAGTACGCCTTCGTCGTCGCCACCCGTGATCACCACATCGATCCGGGCGCCCACTTCTCCGAGAACCCCGACTTCCAGGACTCCTTCCCTGTGCACTGCGTCGTCGGCGGTGAGGGAGGCGAGTTCCATCCCGGTTTTGCGCCCGCTGTCGACTCCGGGCACGTCGACGAGGTCTTCTTCAAGGGCGCGCACTCCGCCTCGAAGAGCGGTTTCGAGGGCTCGGCCCAGGACGGCACGACGCTGTCCGCCTGGCTGAAGGCCCGCGACATCGCCGACCTCGACGTCGTCGGCATCGCGACCGATCACTGCGTGAAGGCCACCGCACTGGACGGAGCGCGCGCGGGTTTCACAGTGCGGGTCCTGCTCGACTACACCGCCGGCGTCGCCGCCGACACCACGCGCACCGCGCTCGCCGAGCTGCGCCGGGCCGGTGTGGAGCTGAGCGGCGAACCTGTCGTCGCCGCCTGA
- a CDS encoding Tn3 family transposase has protein sequence MREGAVSSSTLLKRLRSGSHKNSTYTAFRAVGRVIRTVQLLRYLSDAPLRRRVTAATNKVESFNRFSQRVGFGNQGVLADNDPIEQEKAMKFNALLTNAVMFRGVEVDHSGSGVRGAVPSFGRYGIASTSTSRPVP, from the coding sequence GTGCGTGAGGGCGCCGTCTCCTCGTCGACGCTGCTGAAGCGGCTGCGGTCGGGCTCGCACAAGAACTCCACCTACACCGCGTTCCGCGCGGTCGGCCGGGTGATCCGCACGGTGCAGCTGCTGCGCTACCTCTCGGACGCGCCGCTTCGCCGGCGGGTGACGGCCGCGACGAACAAGGTCGAGTCGTTCAACCGGTTCTCCCAGCGGGTCGGCTTCGGCAACCAGGGCGTCCTCGCCGACAACGACCCCATCGAGCAGGAGAAGGCGATGAAGTTCAACGCCCTGCTCACGAACGCGGTGATGTTTCGTGGGGTTGAGGTCGACCACTCCGGCTCGGGGGTGCGTGGCGCGGTGCCGTCGTTCGGGAGGTACGGCATCGCCAGCACCTCGACATCGCGGCCGGTGCCGTAG
- a CDS encoding helix-turn-helix transcriptional regulator, with protein sequence MDRSSEIREFLRSRRARITPEQAGFTPHAGPRRVPGLRREEVAQLAGVSVDYYIRLERGRTQGVSEAVLDAVARALHLDDTERAHLFDLAQPTTGAARARRKRPLAPQRVRPVLYRALDALRVPAVVQGRRLDVLAANRLGYALFADFASRPHRDRNFARFVFLDQAALSLYTDWEKAARDTVAGLRLYAGRHADDPQLTELIGELSLHSDVFRRLWADHDVRAHTTGTKRLHHPLVGDLTLDYVVLATEDDPEQSLAIYTPEPASPSAEALGILASWTSATTAAPTPEQTRDPPS encoded by the coding sequence ATGGACCGCAGCAGCGAGATCCGCGAGTTCCTGCGCAGCCGCCGGGCCCGGATCACCCCCGAACAGGCGGGCTTCACCCCCCACGCCGGGCCCCGCCGCGTTCCGGGTCTGCGCCGAGAGGAAGTCGCCCAGCTCGCCGGGGTCAGCGTCGACTACTACATCCGTCTGGAACGAGGCCGCACCCAAGGCGTCTCCGAGGCCGTCCTTGACGCCGTCGCGCGCGCTCTGCACCTGGACGACACCGAACGCGCTCACCTCTTCGACCTCGCCCAGCCCACCACCGGGGCCGCTCGGGCCCGGCGCAAGCGCCCGCTCGCCCCGCAAAGAGTCCGCCCCGTCCTCTACCGGGCCCTGGACGCGCTCCGTGTTCCCGCCGTCGTCCAGGGCCGGCGCCTGGACGTCCTGGCCGCCAACCGGCTCGGCTATGCCCTGTTCGCGGACTTCGCCTCCCGCCCGCACCGCGACCGGAACTTCGCCCGTTTCGTCTTCCTCGACCAGGCTGCTCTCAGCCTCTACACCGACTGGGAGAAGGCCGCCCGGGACACGGTGGCGGGCCTGCGTCTGTACGCCGGACGCCACGCCGACGATCCGCAGCTCACCGAACTGATCGGTGAGCTGTCCCTGCACAGTGACGTATTCCGCAGGCTCTGGGCCGACCACGACGTCCGCGCCCACACCACCGGGACCAAACGCCTGCATCACCCCCTCGTCGGCGACCTCACCCTCGACTACGTCGTCCTCGCCACCGAAGACGACCCCGAGCAGAGCCTCGCCATCTACACCCCCGAACCCGCCTCCCCCTCTGCCGAAGCACTCGGCATACTCGCCAGCTGGACCAGCGCCACCACGGCCGCGCCCACGCCGGAACAAACCCGCGATCCGCCCAGCTGA